The genomic window GCGTCCGGCTGGCATCCGAGCCCCTGGCGTCATGGGGCCCAACAGAAGTGGTCCCCGGTCCGTCCCTGAAGACGTCGAGCCTCTGGAGGCTCTGACAGGACCTGCCAGGGCCTTCTCACGGCAAGAATTCTAGTACTGCTCAGCGTCGAGCAGCGCCTTGATGGCCAGGAGGAGCGCGTGCGGATCTGTCGCCTGCTGGATGCGCTCCAGGTAGGGTGCGAAGAAACGCCGGGCACTGTCGAACGGGGGCACCCAACGCAGTCCCTCCTCCAACCACTGCCGAGCGAGCACGGGATCCCCTTGGCGCTCCAGTTCGCTCAAGGCGGCCTCCACCGAAACCAGCCCTCGGTGCCAAGCAAAGAGCGGATGCCCCTGCCGGATACCTCCCAAGGCAGCCCTCCGGACCTCATCCCGCTCCACGCGGCCTGGAAGCCGGCGGAGCCGCACCGCACCCCGCACACGCTCAAGCCCGATCCGGGGCCAGTCGAGAAGGCTCTCGGACACCGGCGAGGCTTGGAGCTGCTGTTCCAACCGCTCCCATGGAGCTGAACCACCCTCCCCGCGCAGAGCTCGGAGTTCGCCATTCCAGAGCGCGTAGTCCAGGAAGGCCCGGTTCAGAGACTGCGCCCCCGAAACGTGCGCATTCTTCTCGGCGTTGTGCCGCGTTCCCAGCGCATGCTCCTCACGGGCCTCCTTCAACCGGCCTGCCCTCATCAGCGCGTCGACGACGTAGGTGTGGTTCCGGCCGCAGCCGACGTCCTGGTTTTCATCGTAATGGTCACGCGCCCGGCGCAGTTGGCTCAGTCCCTCCTCCGGACGGCCCTGGCAGGAGAGAATCTGCCCCCGGGTGCTCTCCACGTTCACGAACTCGTCCGAGTTGCGGTCGCCCCCTGACTTTAGGGCGGTGGCGAGTTCCTGGAGCCCCTCCTCGAACTGGTACGTATCCCGATAGAAGACCGCCAAGTGATTGTGGATGACCAGCACATCATCGTGGCGCAATCGGGGGTTTTCGACCAGTGCCGCCGCCGCCTGCAGACACCTGTGAGCCTGCTCGATCTCATTGATATGGGTCCAGCAAGCTCCGGCCCGTGCCAGAGCTCTGCTTCGTACAGAGGGAATCTGCTCGGGCCAGTTCGCGAATCTCTCGAAACGATCCGCGAGTTGGGCCCATCCTCCAAACCCCATCAGATAGTCCTGCTCCAGGCGCTGGGCGACCGCTTTGATGTCCTGGCTCCGCACGCGGCGTTGCGCCGGATCATTCCAGTCATCGCCGAAGGCAGCCCGCAGGGCCTGCGGCGCCTCCTCCACCAGGAGCACACTCCTGCTGGGAGAGAGCTCTTCCGCGTTCGCACGAGGCCCGACGAGAAGGGCCCCCGCAGCCTCCACCTCCTGTACCTTGCTCGCGACCTCCTGCACCTTCCGAAGTGCCATTCCTTGGCTGGGACGACCCAGGACGCCCGTGAAGACCTGCCCCGTTCGAACGGCTCGCCCCGAGAGCAGAGACCACGTCGCGATGAGCGCCGCCAACCCAAGCGATCTCCCCTCTACGGTCAGCGAGCCATCCAACGGCGCCCCATCGATCTGTCCCACCTGGAAATGGAACGATCTCCGGGGATCGCGAACATCGAACAGCTCGTAGAGGGATAGCGCCATCGCAGCCCCGTCATAGAGGCCATCCACGGCGTCGCTTCGCAGCCCCGCAGGAGTTGGAGGCATCGGATCCCGGTCGACGTCGACCAGGGCCACCTCGACGAGGACCAAGGCGGCCTCGCCGGGTTCCGCCAGAGCAATGGCCCCCAAAGCTTGGCCGGGCGGTACCGGCGTCAGCTCAAGCGCTGGAGGTACCAGTGCCCGGAGGCGGACCTCCAGCGCCTCCGAAGCCCAGACCGGCCAGCGCCAGGAGAGCCGTGACTCGAGCCGGTGACGAAAGAAGGGTGAGCCCGGAGACTTCTCGCACTCCTCGATGGCTCGCTCGACCGAAGCGCGGAGTGGCGCGCAATGAATCATGCGTGCGGGTCATCCAACCGAAAGCGTTGAATCTCTCCGTTACAGCGGACCTCCACTTCACCCGCTCGCGTCTCCGCAGCCAGAAGTCTCTTCTCGGACCATGTATGCTCCACCGCAGTGCCGAGGAAGCCATCTCCTTCTCGTGGAGAGACCCGGTACAAGAAGAGCACCCAGCCACCCGCCCTCTTCTGCGCAAAGAGCTGGCTGCCATCCGAGAACGAGAAGATCTCATCCTCGGCTCCCGGATCCTCGTAGCGCGCCTGAAGCTGGTCCTGAGCTGCCGCAGCTCTCCGCTCCCTGGGCCGCGCGGCATGGGCACCGTTGCGCAGCATTCGAAAGACAGAAAGTGGCACGATGGCAGGAGCCTCGAAGATCTCGAGGTCGGCCAGGATGGCGTCATACCGTTCGCGAAGTTTCGGATCGACCTTCAGGGCCAGAGCCACCCGACGCTCCAGACTCTCGTCAACGGTTCCGAGCGCCACCTGGGTCAGGTCGTCTTCGGAGAGCGGCTCGCTGAAGGCGAAGGTCGCGTTCATGCTCGGGTCAACCTCAACTGAGTCAGGCACCCAATTCCAGCCAGAGTCCGGGAGCAGACTCGCGGCCAGGGTCTCTTCCTTGAGCCAGCTCACGGCCTCCAACGCCTCGGGATGTGCTTGAAGAAAGGCATCGAGTTCAGTCAGGCGTCTCCTCACCTCTCGCGCCAGCTCTTCCCACTGCACCGCCTCCAGCGCTCGAGCCCTTATCCAGCAATGATCCCGAGCATTGAGCACTGAAGCAATCGCTCGCTCCGCAGCATTTACCGGATAACCGCTCCCACTCAGGTAAGCTCGCGCCTCATCAAACCGTGCGCGCAAGCGTTCAGTGCCCGGATACAACACGGCATCCACCAACTGACTCACCACAAACCGGCGCAAGCTCTCGTCCGCCTCCACATCCCCTCCGCCACTCAGAGCGTGATTGCCGCGGGCTAGCAGCGCTGCCGCGAGTCCTTCTCTCTCCAGCTCGGAAGGACTCTCCATCAACCCGGAGAAGATCTGCTTCCACTCCATACTTCCTTGGTTCGTCGCACTCACCTCAAGACCCCCCAAGCTAACGGCGAGTGAACCTTCATCCCCCCAGAGACCGCTTGGGTATCATTCACAATCCGGATCCAACGGCTCTTCAGCGTCTTCGGTCCCAGCGTGGACTCACCCGTGACCAAGGCTGAAAAGGCCGTACAGACCGAGAGAGCCTGGCACTCCCCTTTGGCAATCACGGTCGTGCCTGCATCATCCAGGAAATGCATGACAGTGTTCTGCTCAGTCCCGAGATGGACATGCCTGGCATGTTTAATAAAGCCCGTGGCACGCACCACCTCACAAGACAGTTCCATGTAACGCTCACGCAAAGGGGCCAGCAAACGGATGCACTCTGCTCGCGCCGAGCGAGAGAGCCCCGCATGGAGAGCAATGGGCCGCTCGAAATCCGGGTCGGCGTCTTCCGCAAGGCGTTTCCACGCGACGCAGTTCAGCTTCTCCAGCCGAGCCAGGATGTCTTCACGGGCAATCGGTATCTGAAGCAGGTTCGACCAGCGGGCCACGGCCTCCGCCCCACCTCCCCCGACTCCGAGCACATGCTTGATCAAATGAAGATCCACGTTCTGGATCCACGTAAAGCCTCTCAATACCCAGACAGGCTCATCCCTGTCCGGCGTGATCTCGAAGCGCCGGGAGAGATCCAGCAACCGCGAGCGCGCATCGAACCACTCGGCGCGGCGAACATGCTCACACAGAGCCACCAACAACGTCTCTCTGACACGCCCAGACCAGAAAGAGAAGTCGACGTCCTTGAAAGGATTCACCTGACCCGCGAGGACCCTGGCCTCGGAGCCATGCTCGTCCTCGAAGTGGGCCACCGGCGTGGCCGGGGTGAGGGATTTGTGAGTGATTGCCTCGGGGGCAAGACCGATGAATCGCACCTTCATGTCTTCCTCCGCTTCAGCGGTTCGGCCAGCATCTTGGCGAGGTTCTCGAGGACTTCCCTCACATCCGCGTCTTTGACCTGCGTCTGCGCGTACTGCGCCCCCACCATCAACGCCCTGCCCCCTCGCTTCACCCACTGCGAGACGCGGTCCTGGATCTGCTTCCGCGTCCCTGACTCTCCCAGGGAGACCCCCACATCGAGGGTCGGCTCCTGGTGCCATCTCACCCGCTCGAACGTATGCAGCTGCTTGTTTAACTCCGGCAGGGTGAGCCCCACCTGTAAATGCCGTGCCTGCTCGAAGTACGGCCTGGGCGCCTGCTCCCGGATGATCTGGCGGATGCCCTGCCTAGCCGCCTCCAGTGCGCGCATGCGGGCCTCCCGTCCCAGGTGCTTCTCGGGAGGCTCCTCCGGGGCCTCCTCCGGAAGCTCCTCGACCAGTTCCAGTTGAGGCCGCCGCTGCTTCTGGCGGACCCAGTCCTGGAACCGGCTCTCCCGAACGCTCCGGACCCAGTTGAACGTCTCCGCAGCCCCCCGCTCTGGATCCCGGTTGTCCAGCCCCTTACACTTGGGCAGCCAGCGGCAGACCTCGGACACGATATGGTTGGCGAGTTCCTCCGCGTCTCGCAACTCCAGGCGATGTCGGCCCACTAACCACATGTGCACCCAAGGAAAAAGCAGCTTATACAAGGTTGCCTGCGCTTCCCAGCATTGAGGCTGGTCGCGGAAGTACCTCAGCGCCTCCCAGAGCCGCCGGACGATCTGGGCGGCGGGTGGACAACCTTGCGCGTTGCCTCCCCCACTCGTGGAATCAGGGTTCAGGGGTGCGCCTCCTTCCAAGGGCAGCCGTGTACGCTACCACTCTGGTTCAGCCATGGCTTCTTCCGGGAGAGAAGACTCCACTTCACCGGACATCTGACCCAGCCTGGCTGGCCCCCGGACAGGTCGCCTTGCCGGTCCGCTCTGACAGAAGGGGTGTTGGCGGCCGTCGGTACATGGCGGGTCTTCTCCCACTTCACCTAGAGTCGGGAGCTACGGCCCCCCGGAGGCAACCCGGGGCGGCTGGAAGGAGCATGCGAGCATGAGCGGGAGCAGGTCGGGCAACCCTCCTCGAAGTCCCAGTGGCCCCAAGCGAGGGGCCCTGCCCCCGATGCCCCCCCTGTTCACCTTGGTGGACAAGCACGCTCCGTCCCCCCTGCAGGAGCCGCTCAGTTCCTCCTTCGCTCCGCTAAAGCCAGATGGCCCGCTCCCCCCCTGGGTCACGGCGCAATTCGTCACCCTGGTGTACCGGCATGCCCAGTTGTGGCCTGCTCGCGTCCTGCGGTCCGTGAGCATTACGCCCGGGCCGGACACGGACCTGTCGCTTCGTCAGCATCTGGATGATGCGGCGTTCCGCGAGAAGCTCAACTCCATCAAGGTGCAGAACCAAAAGGGTCAGCCCCGCTCCGCTGCCTTTCATGAAGTGCTCTACAGCTATCTCAAGAAGGTCCGGGGCGCCGCCCTCCATCAGTCCGTCATCCGGCATGCAGAGATCCAGGACCCGGTTACCAAATACAAGCTCTTCCTCGACCCTGCAAAGTTTCGCGAGGAGATCAATCGCTTCCAGCCCAAACAGGGTCCCGTCCTTATCAAGCCCCAAAGCCAAGAAGAAACCCTGGCGCTGTATGTCCTTGCCTTTGGCCTCCTCCAGCCTGAGAGCGCCGCGAACTTCGTCCAATCCCTGCTCCAGCTGGGAAGCAGCTTCGCGGAGCTGTTCGCGGTGCAATTCCATTCCGCTCCTGCCTCGCCAGCTCCCGCCATTACCGACGACCCTACCCCGCAGACGGTAGTCCTGGACGCCACTCCCTCCGCGTCTGTCTTGACAGCCCCGGCTGCCCCACCGGCCGCTGTCGTGCCGGTCTCACCTGCCGAGACAGTCTCCACGGCCCCGGCTCCCGCTGAGATGGGCTCGCCGGCGGAGCAGTCCCCCACCGGAAAGCCTGTGGGTCCCCTGGCGACGGCTCCCCAGGAGGAGGAGCCTCCCGTTCCTTACCGCCCTGCGCCCGGCGCGGGGATGCCCGTTCCCAAGCCTGAGCGAACGGATGACGAGCACTGGCAGGTGATCGAGTCCTGCGCCTCGGAGCTGCTGACCGCGTATGAGGATCTCCGCCAGTGCTCCGAGTTGTACGATCAGCTCCGTCGGCAACAAGAAGAGCACTACACCGCCATGGACGAGGAGGGCATCCAGGCGGCCCAGGCGCAGATCACCCAGCTCATCCCCAGGCGCCGCGCCGCGGGCGAGCGGGTGAAGACCGCCTGCGATGGGCTCGACGAGCAGCTCCTGCGGCTGCGCAAGGTCCTCGAGTCGGAAGGTGCCGCCTCGCCGGGTGAGCTGCTAAACCAGCTTCAGGGGCTCTCGGGTCAGGCCCGGACGTCCCAGAGCGTGGACGTGGCGCATGCGCTTCGGCGGTGCGCCTCCGACGTGCGCCGGGAACTCCGTGAGGCGCGCGGCCAGGCGCTGCGAGACCTGGAGGCCCAGGTCAGGGAGACCTGTGACCAGCTCGCGGCGCTCGGGGAGCCGGCCACCGAGACCCTATCGTTCCTCGAAGCGCGGCCCTACCTAGACCGGCCCCTGGATCACGCCCAGAACCGGCTGAGGAACGAGCTGGCACTGCTGAAGAGCCGCATCGCCGAGCGCGAGCAGCAGCTCGCGGCCCAGTCCCTGGAGTCCCTCGAGCAGCAGCTCACCACCGGCAAGGACACCACGGCCGAGGAGCTGGAGAACCTCGCGAAGCTGCTGGAGCAGGCGGCCGAGATGGAGGACCGGTCCCGGCTCGTGGAGCTGGGGCGGCAGCTTGCCCAGAGCATCGCCGTGGCCCAGCTTCCGTTCAACACGGCCTTCGGGCTCTGGCGCCACGTCGTGCGCTGCTTCTGGGAGGGCACCTCCGCAGCCTCCCGGCTCGAGTCCGTCGTCGACTCGCTTCCGCCTCCGTCGTCCGCGAGCCCTCAGGACCTGCTCGCCAAGGTTCAGTTGCTGCTCATCGATGCGCGCCTCGCGGAGGAGGAACCCTCAGAGTTCTGGCCCGTCCTTGAGAAGCTGAGGGCCCACGAGCAGCCCGCCTGGGCACAGGCCTTCTTCACCCTGCTTTGGAAGGCCCCTTCCCCCGCCGCCCTGGCCCGCTGGTGGCTGCTCTTCCCCAAGGCGAGCGTCGACCCGGCCCAGGTGGAGAAGGTTGCCGCTGCGCTTCCAGAGGTGGAGGCCTATGCGGTGCGCTGCTGGGCCGCAGAGCGGGTCCCCCACACGGTGCGCCTCGGCCTCCATCCGCTGCTGCCCCGCTGGCTGCGACGCTGGAAAGGGTGTCCATCGCCCCAGGTGGTCCGCCAAGCGTTCGAGTTCGCGGAGGTGGGTCACGATCCCGCCGCCGATGCACTGCTGGCCGTCCTTTCGGTCCTGACCGATGAGACCTCCTTGCTCTACCAGGGGGTGCTGGATCGGCTCCGGGCCGACGGCTTCGAGACTCTCGCGGAGCACCTGGAGACCTACCTCCTGACCAACAGGACCGAGCTCGCCAGCCTCTTGGAGCGCCACCGTCAAAGACGCGAGGCCACTGCGCTTCTGGACTCGATTGGGGATCAACGCAACCCAGGGGGTGGGCCCGCTTTCGAGGCCTGGAGCTCGTCCATCCTGCCCCAGCTCAATGCCCTGCGGATGCATCTCAGTCAACCCACGCACCGGGCGGACGCCGAGAGAGAGCTGGCCAGTCTCAAGCCCAAGCGTGTCCTGGATCTCGCCTGCGCTGAGGTCGACATCCCGGGCGTCAACCCGAAGGCGGAGGTAAAGATCACCGAGTGGATCGAGACTTATAAGCGCTACCTGCCCATCGCGACCCGGCCCCCGGTGGATCTGCCGGCCAGCTTCCTATCACCGAACCTCGACGCCGGCATGATGCGAGACACGGACCGGCTGGCACGCCTGGGACAGCTGGGCACGATCGCCTGCGAGTACCTGGGGCCGCTGCTGGAGGAGCCCACGCAGGTACTCACGGCGGTGGAGGGGCCCTCCTTCGAAGAGGAGGCCCGGAAGATTTTCGGAGAGGAAGTGAGCAGGCCCATGCTCCGGTGGCGCTTCCAGCTCTCCACAGGCCCAGACTGGCCTGCCCGCGCGGGTGAAG from Hyalangium gracile includes these protein-coding regions:
- a CDS encoding tetratricopeptide repeat protein yields the protein MVLVEVALVDVDRDPMPPTPAGLRSDAVDGLYDGAAMALSLYELFDVRDPRRSFHFQVGQIDGAPLDGSLTVEGRSLGLAALIATWSLLSGRAVRTGQVFTGVLGRPSQGMALRKVQEVASKVQEVEAAGALLVGPRANAEELSPSRSVLLVEEAPQALRAAFGDDWNDPAQRRVRSQDIKAVAQRLEQDYLMGFGGWAQLADRFERFANWPEQIPSVRSRALARAGACWTHINEIEQAHRCLQAAAALVENPRLRHDDVLVIHNHLAVFYRDTYQFEEGLQELATALKSGGDRNSDEFVNVESTRGQILSCQGRPEEGLSQLRRARDHYDENQDVGCGRNHTYVVDALMRAGRLKEAREEHALGTRHNAEKNAHVSGAQSLNRAFLDYALWNGELRALRGEGGSAPWERLEQQLQASPVSESLLDWPRIGLERVRGAVRLRRLPGRVERDEVRRAALGGIRQGHPLFAWHRGLVSVEAALSELERQGDPVLARQWLEEGLRWVPPFDSARRFFAPYLERIQQATDPHALLLAIKALLDAEQY